Proteins encoded in a region of the Scyliorhinus torazame isolate Kashiwa2021f chromosome 1, sScyTor2.1, whole genome shotgun sequence genome:
- the LOC140427209 gene encoding 3-oxo-5-alpha-steroid 4-dehydrogenase 2-like isoform X1, producing the protein MGAQCNGNAVLFLSCALIILALLYLNNRRNRVVLYGRYRAELSSVKTLIPARIGWFVQELPSFLVPVLLIYQSGSLDNLGSKLLLFLFCGHYFHRTLIYGCFTRGSAVEISFVLKGFIFCTWNGYLQGHNLIYCTKYDESWITDFRFLFGLVLFCLGMTFNIHSDHLLRKLRKPGEVTYKIPTGGLFEYVSAPNYFAEIVEWFGYSIATWTFPAFAFAIFSAVCLGTRALHHHRFYVEKFQEYPKSRKVLIPFLF; encoded by the exons ATGGGCGCGCAGTGCAACGGCAACGCTGTGCTTTTTCTGTCCTGCGCCTTAATTATACTGGCACTTCTCTATTTGAATAATCGGCGAAATAGAGTCGTCCTTTATGGGAGATACCGGGCGGAATTGTCCAGCGTTAAAACCTTGATCCCGGCAAGAATTGGTTGGTTTGTTCAGGAGTTGCCTTCGTTCCTTGTGCCCGTGCTGTTAATCTACCAGTCAGGTAGCCTGGATAACTTGGGCAGCAAATTGCTGCTCTTCCTCTTCTGTGGACACTACTTTCACAG GACATTGATTTATGGATGTTTCACCAGAGGAAGTGCTGTTGAAATCTCCTTTGTGTTGAAAGGTTTTATATTTTGCACCTGGAATGGGTACCTTCAAGGACACAACCTGATCTACTGTACTAAGTATGACGAAAGCTGGATCACTGACTTCAGATTTTTGTTTG GGCTGGTGCTATTCTGCCTTGGAATGACCTTCAATATCCACAGTGATCATTTGTTGAGAAAGTTGAGAAAACCTGGAGAGGTAACTTACAAAATTCCTACAG GAGGATTATTTGAATATGTCTCTGCACCAAACTACTTTGCTGAGATTGTGGAGTGGTTTGGTTATTCCATAGCTACTTGGACCTTCCCAGCCTTTGCTTTTGCCATTTTCTCAGCTGTTTGCTTAGGAACGCGTGCTTTGCATCATCACAG GTTTTATGTGGAGAAGTTCCAGGAGTATCCAAAATCTAGGAAAGTTTTAATTCcttttttattttga
- the LOC140427209 gene encoding 3-oxo-5-alpha-steroid 4-dehydrogenase 2-like isoform X2 produces MGAQCNGNAVLFLSCALIILALLYLNNRRNRVVLYGRYRAELSSVKTLIPARIGWFVQELPSFLVPVLLIYQSGSLDNLGSKLLLFLFCGHYFHRTLIYGCFTRGSAVEISFVLKGFIFCTWNGYLQGHNLIYCTKYDESWITDFRFLFGLVLFCLGMTFNIHSDHLLRKLRKPGEVTYKIPTGGLFEYVSAPNYFAEIVEWFGYSIATWTFPAFAFAIFSAVCLGTRALHHHRFYVEKFQEYPKSS; encoded by the exons ATGGGCGCGCAGTGCAACGGCAACGCTGTGCTTTTTCTGTCCTGCGCCTTAATTATACTGGCACTTCTCTATTTGAATAATCGGCGAAATAGAGTCGTCCTTTATGGGAGATACCGGGCGGAATTGTCCAGCGTTAAAACCTTGATCCCGGCAAGAATTGGTTGGTTTGTTCAGGAGTTGCCTTCGTTCCTTGTGCCCGTGCTGTTAATCTACCAGTCAGGTAGCCTGGATAACTTGGGCAGCAAATTGCTGCTCTTCCTCTTCTGTGGACACTACTTTCACAG GACATTGATTTATGGATGTTTCACCAGAGGAAGTGCTGTTGAAATCTCCTTTGTGTTGAAAGGTTTTATATTTTGCACCTGGAATGGGTACCTTCAAGGACACAACCTGATCTACTGTACTAAGTATGACGAAAGCTGGATCACTGACTTCAGATTTTTGTTTG GGCTGGTGCTATTCTGCCTTGGAATGACCTTCAATATCCACAGTGATCATTTGTTGAGAAAGTTGAGAAAACCTGGAGAGGTAACTTACAAAATTCCTACAG GAGGATTATTTGAATATGTCTCTGCACCAAACTACTTTGCTGAGATTGTGGAGTGGTTTGGTTATTCCATAGCTACTTGGACCTTCCCAGCCTTTGCTTTTGCCATTTTCTCAGCTGTTTGCTTAGGAACGCGTGCTTTGCATCATCACAG GTTTTATGTGGAGAAGTTCCAGGAGTATCCAAAATC tagttaa
- the LOC140427209 gene encoding 3-oxo-5-alpha-steroid 4-dehydrogenase 2-like isoform X3, translating into MGAQCNGNAVLFLSCALIILALLYLNNRRNRVVLYGRYRAELSSVKTLIPARIGWFVQELPSFLVPVLLIYQSGSLDNLGSKLLLFLFCGHYFHRTLIYGCFTRGSAVEISFVLKGFIFCTWNGYLQGHNLIYCTKYDESWITDFRFLFGLVLFCLGMTFNIHSDHLLRKLRKPGEEDYLNMSLHQTTLLRLWSGLVIP; encoded by the exons ATGGGCGCGCAGTGCAACGGCAACGCTGTGCTTTTTCTGTCCTGCGCCTTAATTATACTGGCACTTCTCTATTTGAATAATCGGCGAAATAGAGTCGTCCTTTATGGGAGATACCGGGCGGAATTGTCCAGCGTTAAAACCTTGATCCCGGCAAGAATTGGTTGGTTTGTTCAGGAGTTGCCTTCGTTCCTTGTGCCCGTGCTGTTAATCTACCAGTCAGGTAGCCTGGATAACTTGGGCAGCAAATTGCTGCTCTTCCTCTTCTGTGGACACTACTTTCACAG GACATTGATTTATGGATGTTTCACCAGAGGAAGTGCTGTTGAAATCTCCTTTGTGTTGAAAGGTTTTATATTTTGCACCTGGAATGGGTACCTTCAAGGACACAACCTGATCTACTGTACTAAGTATGACGAAAGCTGGATCACTGACTTCAGATTTTTGTTTG GGCTGGTGCTATTCTGCCTTGGAATGACCTTCAATATCCACAGTGATCATTTGTTGAGAAAGTTGAGAAAACCTGGAGAG GAGGATTATTTGAATATGTCTCTGCACCAAACTACTTTGCTGAGATTGTGGAGTGGTTTGGTTATTCCATAG